The following nucleotide sequence is from Fibrobacter sp. UWB13.
AATCCTTTATGCAGCGAATGGAAAAATAGCAAGAGGAATATTTCCACCAATATGTTTCATCATGTTCACCATCACCAAATTCACCGTCATTATCTATTTCAGGCAAATCATTACAATCACAACCTAGCCTCCAGAATTTATTTTCCCCTTTTTCCGAAAGCCAGTAGAAAGCATTTTTCCCCTTATTTTCAAAAATTTTGTAACAGCATTCTTCATCATCTTCGGAAACAATACGATAATCGCCATACAACCCTGACGGAACCGCATTAAAACCATAGACATCCAAAGCATCATCCCAATTCTTCGCCCGTAATGCATCGGAAACGTCATAAATTTTACCGACAAGTTCAAACATTTCGTTCAGTTCTTTTTCAGAAGGCAAATGCCACCCTGGAGGACATGCCGCATTCGCAACCTCCCTGCTATAAAGCCTGCCATATTCAGCAACACTTTCCGGATCCTTGTCATAAGCCAAGCTGCCACCTTTTAGTGGACGGTATCTCAGATTTTCAGCCATCCAAATACGATTTCCAATCCTGCAAGTTTTATAGACTTCGCCATCACGCGGGTCCGTAAACGGTTTGCAAAGCAACTCCTGCACTTCTTCATCGCTAAACTTTGAATTGGTAAACATGTCGTCAATATTTGAGGCAAACGTCCACTTTGAAAGATTCCCATGGAACTCAGAACCCTGAAACATGCAACTCATATTCTTTACTTTAGAAACGTTCCATCGGCTAATATCTCCATTGAACGTAGAGAATTCAAACATACCTTCCATATTCAAAACATTAGACACATCCCATTTGGAAATATCCTCATTGAAAGTCGAACCACTAAACATTGAGGACATATCTTTCACATGCCCTACATTCCAATGCGACAACGCCGATTTTACCTCAACACCCCTACTGAACATCCCGCTCATATTTTCAACATTGGAAACATCCCACTTAGACAAATCCCCCTTAAAAGAGGAATTACTGAACATTTCCTTCATGTTTTTCACCTTGGAAACATTCCACTTGGACAAATCAACATTTAATCGTGATCCTTGGAACATCGCTTCCATGTCAGTCACATTAGAGACATCCCACCCGCTAATATCAAGGCTACAGACAACATCATCTTTAGAATCTACATCATTTCCAAAACAATCATCATTTCCAAAACCATCATCACCAGAAAACCACCATTCGAACAGATGGCTCATATCCGTTACTTTTGATACATCTATAAAATTGAGGTCTATTGTCATTGTTTTAAAATCAATTGTCGTTGTTTTAAATTCAATTGTCGTTTCATTGAAATAATACGAATCAATCCACTTACGAACCACATCAAGAACAGTCTTTAGTTCCTCGCGATTTTTCGGTTTGGCATTTAGATTTTTGCGCATAACCTTATCAAATACTACACCACAATCTTCAGAAGAACATCCGCAAACTACGTCCGGGTGTATAGTGCAAATAGATTTACGAAGGTCCCAATTTGAGACATCTCCAATATTCCATTTTTTTTCTACCGCAAAACCACAATCCAAAAATTCGGTCATATCAGAGACGTTTGAAACATTCCATTTAGACAGATCACATTGTAAATCAACATCGTAGAACATCCTACGCATGTTTGTCACACTGGACACATCCCATTTGGAAACATCGCCATTAAACTTGGAACCGTCAAACATGGATTCCATATTTTCAACTTTAGACACGTCCCATTCCGACACATCACCATTGAACTTTGAATAATAAAACAGCGTCCGCATATTTTCTACACGGCTAACATTCCATTTGGATATATCACCATTAAATTCGGAACAATAAAACAGGCTACGCATATTGGTAACATTTGAAACATTCCAACTACTTATGTCTCCATTGAATTTTGAGGACGAAAAGCAGCCTTCCATAACGATTACATTAGAAACATCCCACTTGCTGACATCGCCATTAAACTTGGATTCACGGAACATCTTTTCCATCGTGGTTACTTTGGATACATCCCACTTGCTAATATCACCATTAAACTCCGTTTCTTCAAACAGGTGACTCATATCAGTCACTTGAGAAACATCCCACTTGCTGATATCGCCATTAAACTTAGATTTGCGGAACATACTATCCATCGTAGTTACTTTGGATACATTCCACTTGCTAATATCACCATTAAACTCCGTTTCTTCGAACAGATGACTCATATCAGTCACTTGAGAAACATCAATAAAGTTCAGGTCACAAGAAACACCTTTCTTAGCGATAGCCTTATCAATCAATTTTTTAAGGTGTTCCTTATCTTTTGCCTTTTTTCTTGTGAGAAATTCGAACATACGTATTCCTTTTATTATACCACAAAAAGGCGAATACATTGCCATACAATGCATTCACCTTTCCAAGATTGTTATATATTGATTCTAACGTTTAAGCGTCGTAATCCTCTTGGCAGCCCCATTCCACTTGGCTTCAAACATATCTTCTGCCACACCCTGAGTAGGTGCTTCAACAACCTCCTTAAGGAGAATGCCCAGCTTATTTTTCAGCATATAATGAATCTCATATTTAGCCATATTATTACCTCTTTCGCTCATTAATAGGAGTCCATTCCTGTAGAGCGTTATACAACAATGGACCTGATTAATTTTTATTACTTGTACTACAAAAAGGCGAATACATTGCCATACAACGCATTTACCTTTCCAAGATTGTTATATATTGATTCTAACGTTTAAGCGTCGTAATCCTCTTGGCAGCCCCATTCCACTTGGCTTCAAACATATCTTCTGCCACACCCTGAGTAGGCGCTTCAACAATCTCCTTAAGGAGAATGCCCAGCTTATTTTTCAGCATATAATGAATCTCATATTTAGCCATATTATTACCTCTTTCGCTCATTAATAGGAGTCCATTCCTGTAGAGCGTTATACAACAATGGACCTAATTATTTTTTATTACTTATACCACTTAGACAAATCAAAGTTTTTAGATAGTTTATTTTTCTGCTTCGTTTTTTTCTCCTTGGTGGATAAATTCCAATTAATTTTTTAAAGACACTTTAAAGAGTTCTCTTTCTTGACGAACCATCCCGTCCAATTTATCTAGCGCAACCTTAATCAGGTCCGAAAGTTGGTTTTGTGTAACATCATCGGCAATTTCAACATAGACATACTTGAAGTCGCCAAAACTGAGTAACTTTTGAGGATTATATTCCGATTCAGCTAAGACCTCATCGCCTAACACGACCTTAGTGGGCATAGCATTTTCAAGCTCCCGAACCGTGCAAGCCTTATCAATGCCTGCAAATTTAAGTTCCAAAAGTGTATCGTACTTAACTTGATTGAGCTTGTCCTCAAATTCGTCGCCATCAAAATTTGCCCACTTGCACCCTTTTTTCGGCGAAGGTTCTACATAAAAACGAAATTGCCTATTCTGAATTTGCACACCATATACAATATCGCTT
It contains:
- a CDS encoding BspA family leucine-rich repeat surface protein, coding for MFEFLTRKKAKDKEHLKKLIDKAIAKKGVSCDLNFIDVSQVTDMSHLFEETEFNGDISKWNVSKVTTMDSMFRKSKFNGDISKWDVSQVTDMSHLFEETEFNGDISKWDVSKVTTMEKMFRESKFNGDVSKWDVSNVIVMEGCFSSSKFNGDISSWNVSNVTNMRSLFYCSEFNGDISKWNVSRVENMRTLFYYSKFNGDVSEWDVSKVENMESMFDGSKFNGDVSKWDVSSVTNMRRMFYDVDLQCDLSKWNVSNVSDMTEFLDCGFAVEKKWNIGDVSNWDLRKSICTIHPDVVCGCSSEDCGVVFDKVMRKNLNAKPKNREELKTVLDVVRKWIDSYYFNETTIEFKTTTIDFKTMTIDLNFIDVSKVTDMSHLFEWWFSGDDGFGNDDCFGNDVDSKDDVVCSLDISGWDVSNVTDMEAMFQGSRLNVDLSKWNVSKVKNMKEMFSNSSFKGDLSKWDVSNVENMSGMFSRGVEVKSALSHWNVGHVKDMSSMFSGSTFNEDISKWDVSNVLNMEGMFEFSTFNGDISRWNVSKVKNMSCMFQGSEFHGNLSKWTFASNIDDMFTNSKFSDEEVQELLCKPFTDPRDGEVYKTCRIGNRIWMAENLRYRPLKGGSLAYDKDPESVAEYGRLYSREVANAACPPGWHLPSEKELNEMFELVGKIYDVSDALRAKNWDDALDVYGFNAVPSGLYGDYRIVSEDDEECCYKIFENKGKNAFYWLSEKGENKFWRLGCDCNDLPEIDNDGEFGDGEHDETYWWKYSSCYFSIRCIKD